A part of Saccharomonospora amisosensis genomic DNA contains:
- a CDS encoding TetR/AcrR family transcriptional regulator: MTGTERRQQLLNVARELFAEKGFDGASIEEIAHRANVSKPVVYEHFGGKEGIYAVVVDRETQSLLDRMVSTLHGGHPRAMLEQAAVALLSYVEDSHDGFRILVRDSPVASTTGTFSTLLNDIASQVEHILGQQFSARGYDGKLAALYAQALVGMVALTGQWWLDARKPKRDEVAAHLVNLAWNGLSHLEHKPKLRLTDS, from the coding sequence ATGACCGGTACGGAACGAAGACAGCAACTACTCAACGTCGCGCGAGAACTCTTCGCGGAGAAAGGCTTCGACGGCGCGTCGATCGAGGAGATCGCGCATCGGGCCAACGTGTCGAAGCCGGTGGTCTACGAGCACTTCGGCGGCAAGGAAGGCATCTACGCCGTCGTGGTGGACAGGGAGACACAGTCCCTGCTCGACCGCATGGTGTCCACTTTGCATGGTGGGCACCCGAGGGCGATGCTGGAGCAGGCGGCGGTGGCCCTGCTCAGTTACGTCGAGGACTCTCACGACGGCTTTCGCATACTGGTGCGCGACTCGCCGGTCGCCAGCACCACCGGCACGTTCTCAACGCTGCTCAACGACATCGCGAGTCAGGTGGAGCACATACTCGGGCAGCAGTTCTCCGCCCGCGGTTACGACGGCAAGTTGGCAGCCCTCTACGCGCAGGCGCTCGTGGGCATGGTGGCGCTGACGGGTCAGTGGTGGCTCGACGCCCGAAAACCCAAGCGTGACGAGGTTGCCGCCCACCTGGTGAACCTCGCGTGGAACGGGCTCTCCCATCTGGAACACAAGCCCAAGCTCCGGCTGACCGATTCCTGA
- a CDS encoding ribose-phosphate diphosphokinase: MSPKSGTPKKNLMLFSGRSHVELAEEVAKHLNVTITPQTVHSFANGEIYVRFQESVRGTDAFVIQSFPPPINEWIMEQLVMVDALKRASAKRITVIMPFYPYSRQDKKHKGREPISARLIADLFKTAGADRIMTVDLHTAQIQGFFDGPVDHLLAQTVLAEHINDTYGDADITVVSPDSGRVRLAEKWAQQLGDRPIAFIHKTRDPDKPNQAVANRVVGHVRGRLCVLIDDMIDTGGTITKAADALLEEGAADVVIASTHGILSDPATERLSSCKAREVIVTNTLPIPDEKRFAGLTVLSIAPLLARAIQEVFEDGSVTSLFDGSA, translated from the coding sequence ATGAGCCCGAAGTCCGGCACGCCGAAGAAGAACCTCATGCTCTTCTCCGGCCGTTCGCATGTCGAACTCGCCGAAGAGGTGGCCAAGCACCTCAACGTGACGATCACCCCGCAGACGGTGCACTCCTTCGCCAACGGCGAGATCTACGTGCGGTTCCAGGAGTCGGTGCGCGGCACGGACGCCTTCGTCATCCAAAGCTTCCCACCCCCCATCAACGAGTGGATCATGGAACAGCTCGTGATGGTGGACGCGCTCAAGCGTGCCAGCGCCAAGCGGATCACGGTGATCATGCCGTTCTACCCGTATTCGCGGCAGGACAAGAAGCACAAGGGTCGCGAGCCGATCTCGGCGCGGCTCATCGCTGACCTGTTCAAGACGGCGGGCGCCGACCGGATCATGACGGTCGATCTGCACACGGCGCAGATCCAGGGCTTCTTCGACGGGCCGGTCGACCACCTGCTTGCGCAGACGGTGCTCGCCGAACACATCAACGACACCTACGGCGATGCCGACATCACCGTGGTCTCGCCGGATTCCGGCCGGGTCCGGCTTGCCGAGAAGTGGGCACAGCAGCTCGGCGACAGGCCGATCGCGTTCATCCACAAGACTCGCGATCCGGACAAACCGAACCAGGCTGTCGCCAACCGCGTCGTCGGGCACGTCCGTGGCAGGCTGTGCGTGCTCATCGACGACATGATCGACACCGGTGGCACCATCACAAAGGCCGCCGACGCGTTGCTTGAGGAGGGTGCGGCCGACGTGGTCATCGCCTCCACCCACGGCATCCTTTCCGACCCCGCGACCGAGCGGCTGTCGAGCTGCAAGGCTCGCGAGGTGATCGTCACCAACACGCTGCCGATCCCGGACGAGAAGCGCTTCGCAGGACTGACTGTGCTGTCGATCGCTCCGCTGCTCGCCCGCGCCATCCAGGAGGTCTTCGAGGACGGTTCGGTGACGAGTCTGTTCGACGGCAGCGCCTGA
- the glmU gene encoding bifunctional UDP-N-acetylglucosamine diphosphorylase/glucosamine-1-phosphate N-acetyltransferase GlmU, protein MTGPLSTVILAAGEGTRMRSATPKVLHSIAGRPLVEHAVRAAAGLDPERLVVVVGHGRDAVTEHLDHIGKALGRPVATAVQEHQRGTGHAVSCALAELPPQLSGTVLVTYGDVPLLDTTTLSELLAEHTHSGDAVTVLTAVVADPSGYGRILRDNDGNVVGIVEHADATAEQLEITEINSGVYAFDAAVLADGLARLSADNSQGELYLTDVLGIAREQGRGIGALVVSDPWLTEGVNDRVQLAALGAELNRRIVRHWQLAGVTVVDPATTWIDSDVTLERDVIVAPNVQLHGGTTVAEGARVGPDTTLSNVAVGAGASVVRTHASDSTIGDGASVGPFAYLRPGTRLGEHGKIGTFVETKKADIGTGSKVPHLTYVGDATIGEYSNIGASSVFVNYDGVHKRHTTVGSHVRTGSDTMFVAPVTVGDGAYSGAGTVIRHDVPPGALAISESPQRNIEGWVVRRRPGTPAAEAAERALSSRQESDTDGESPQ, encoded by the coding sequence GTGACCGGCCCACTCAGTACAGTGATCCTCGCCGCTGGTGAGGGCACCCGCATGCGCTCGGCGACACCGAAGGTGCTGCATTCGATCGCGGGGCGGCCGCTGGTCGAGCACGCCGTCCGTGCGGCCGCGGGTCTGGACCCCGAACGGCTCGTCGTTGTCGTCGGGCACGGGCGGGATGCCGTGACCGAACACCTGGACCACATCGGCAAGGCACTCGGCAGGCCCGTGGCCACCGCCGTGCAGGAACACCAGCGCGGCACCGGACACGCGGTGTCGTGCGCACTGGCGGAACTGCCACCGCAACTGTCCGGCACCGTGCTCGTCACCTACGGCGATGTGCCGCTGCTGGACACCACGACGCTGTCGGAGTTGCTGGCGGAGCACACGCACAGTGGCGACGCGGTCACCGTGCTGACCGCCGTGGTCGCCGACCCCAGCGGCTACGGCCGGATCCTGCGCGACAACGACGGCAACGTTGTCGGCATCGTCGAGCACGCCGACGCCACGGCGGAGCAACTGGAAATCACCGAGATCAACTCCGGGGTGTACGCGTTCGACGCCGCGGTGCTCGCAGACGGCCTCGCCCGGCTGTCGGCCGACAACTCGCAGGGTGAGTTGTACCTCACCGACGTGCTCGGCATCGCCAGGGAACAAGGCAGGGGAATCGGCGCGCTCGTGGTCTCCGATCCGTGGTTGACCGAGGGGGTCAACGACCGGGTCCAGCTCGCCGCCCTCGGTGCCGAACTCAACCGGCGCATCGTGCGGCACTGGCAGCTGGCGGGGGTGACCGTGGTCGACCCCGCGACCACCTGGATCGACTCCGACGTGACCCTGGAGCGCGACGTGATCGTCGCGCCGAACGTGCAACTGCACGGAGGGACCACGGTCGCGGAGGGCGCACGGGTGGGGCCCGACACCACGCTGAGCAACGTCGCCGTCGGCGCGGGTGCGAGTGTCGTCCGCACCCACGCCAGTGATTCCACCATCGGCGATGGCGCGTCGGTGGGCCCGTTCGCCTACCTGCGGCCAGGAACTCGGCTCGGCGAGCACGGCAAGATCGGCACGTTCGTAGAGACGAAGAAGGCCGACATCGGTACCGGTAGCAAGGTGCCGCACCTGACCTACGTCGGTGATGCGACTATTGGGGAGTACAGCAACATCGGTGCCTCCAGCGTGTTCGTCAACTACGACGGTGTGCACAAGCGGCACACCACCGTGGGCTCCCACGTTCGGACCGGCTCGGACACCATGTTCGTCGCACCGGTGACCGTGGGCGACGGCGCGTACAGCGGCGCGGGGACCGTCATTCGCCACGACGTGCCCCCGGGCGCGCTGGCGATCTCGGAGTCACCACAACGCAACATCGAAGGTTGGGTGGTCCGGCGCAGGCCGGGCACCCCCGCGGCGGAGGCGGCCGAGCGGGCCCTCTCCTCGCGACAGGAATCCGACACCGACGGGGAGTCACCACAATGA
- a CDS encoding 50S ribosomal protein L25/general stress protein Ctc, with translation MSEVRLTVEPRTEFGKGAARRTRRAGKIPAVLYGHGVDPRHLALPAIDFARVIRENGQNAVLTLDVAGATDRAEKATELALTKTVTVHPLKNYIEHVDLLVVHRGEKVTVDVPVVLVGQPGPGTLVNQDLDTLSIEVEALHIPEQIEVSIEGTESGTQISASQVTLPTGARLVTDPDYLVAAINEAPTEAAMEAEVDTEGAGVVEEKPESAENGA, from the coding sequence GTGTCCGAGGTACGTCTGACGGTCGAACCACGCACCGAGTTCGGCAAGGGCGCCGCGCGCCGTACCCGCCGCGCAGGCAAGATCCCCGCGGTGCTCTACGGCCACGGCGTTGACCCGAGGCACCTGGCACTGCCCGCGATCGACTTCGCGAGGGTGATCCGGGAGAACGGCCAGAACGCGGTGCTGACGCTCGACGTCGCTGGCGCGACGGACAGGGCCGAGAAGGCCACCGAGCTGGCGCTGACCAAGACGGTGACGGTGCACCCGCTGAAGAACTACATCGAGCATGTGGACCTGCTCGTGGTGCACCGTGGCGAGAAGGTCACCGTGGACGTCCCCGTGGTGCTCGTCGGCCAGCCCGGCCCCGGCACCCTGGTCAACCAGGACCTCGACACCCTGTCGATCGAGGTGGAGGCCCTGCACATCCCCGAGCAGATCGAGGTCTCCATCGAGGGCACCGAATCCGGCACGCAGATCTCCGCCTCGCAGGTGACGCTGCCCACGGGTGCCAGGCTGGTTACCGACCCTGACTACCTGGTGGCCGCCATCAACGAGGCCCCGACCGAGGCGGCCATGGAGGCCGAGGTCGACACCGAAGGCGCGGGCGTTGTCGAGGAGAAACCGGAAAGCGCCGAGAACGGCGCGTAG
- a CDS encoding DivIVA domain-containing protein: MSFTAEDVRNIEFGNAAIGRRGYAKNEVDAFVLRIAKTLAGKDDLTAAEVHHVQFGRPPLGRRGYDEREVDEFLDAVEKQFAHRRGSHRAAHRIPTARKPSQQPVTPEEVRVTE; this comes from the coding sequence ATGTCGTTCACCGCTGAGGACGTGCGCAACATCGAGTTCGGCAACGCCGCCATCGGGCGCAGGGGCTATGCCAAGAACGAGGTCGACGCCTTCGTGCTGCGGATCGCGAAGACGCTGGCGGGCAAGGACGATCTCACCGCGGCAGAGGTGCATCATGTCCAGTTCGGACGCCCGCCGCTTGGCAGACGCGGCTACGACGAACGGGAGGTGGACGAGTTCCTCGACGCCGTCGAGAAGCAGTTCGCCCACCGCAGGGGTTCCCACCGCGCCGCACACCGCATTCCCACCGCCAGAAAGCCCTCACAACAACCGGTCACACCGGAGGAGGTCCGGGTGACGGAGTGA
- a CDS encoding diguanylate cyclase has translation MSDAWLLGRARELIAAVQRSDRTEQLKVVETLDELLEEAQRRGEPVLVAQLLRAAAVSRLITRGMVDEAEPLLDEMLAHTKRHGLSLLRADAHALRGRGLVVTGQEDAALTEIARALALLDDAPNTDNQLGRRAWDRLLSSALNDCWIVLNQLGVYEAAEEVIARAHQAIRDSAGPHEITLLLMNRIKMLLGWGLRLERVGRDEEAGEKFRTAASMTIAAEAPFAESLFPRKPGVPAIEQVGLLAASLALAAPAAAHIERLHKLSGGKGYPHENILVAIALARCLDADGRTDEAMEVLLDTRHTEAEDNSQPSMRLNLVRELARLGAGKPGVEIAQAEELAPLTLLADYASALEAELWSLRESQIATLNTRREHERLSAEHGAVTQQALQDPLTSLPNRRALDERLRSLAASVDAQPLSVALVDLDGFKDVNDQYSHAEGDDVLRVVASTLRDALRGDDVVARYGGDEFVILLPGAPVSAATQALTRSIKAVASLPEHLSHGVTLSVGLVSLRPQERAEEVLSRADAAMYQAKRKGGNQIAASPSPGTDTDTDAKTEADPAASSPACGDDEGT, from the coding sequence ATGTCTGACGCCTGGCTACTCGGCCGCGCCCGCGAACTCATCGCCGCCGTACAACGCAGCGACCGCACCGAACAGCTGAAGGTCGTCGAGACTCTCGACGAGCTGCTGGAGGAAGCACAGCGCAGGGGCGAACCCGTACTCGTCGCCCAACTGCTGCGGGCTGCCGCGGTCTCCCGCCTGATCACGCGCGGCATGGTGGACGAGGCCGAACCGCTGCTCGACGAGATGCTGGCGCACACCAAGCGGCACGGTCTCTCGCTGCTGCGCGCCGACGCTCACGCGCTGCGGGGACGCGGCCTCGTCGTCACCGGACAGGAGGACGCCGCCCTCACCGAGATCGCCAGGGCACTCGCGCTGCTGGACGACGCACCCAACACCGACAACCAACTCGGCAGGCGCGCTTGGGACCGGCTGTTGTCCTCCGCGCTCAACGACTGCTGGATCGTGCTCAACCAGCTCGGGGTGTACGAGGCCGCCGAGGAGGTCATCGCACGCGCCCACCAGGCGATCAGGGACAGCGCGGGACCGCACGAGATCACCCTGCTGCTGATGAACCGCATCAAGATGCTGCTTGGGTGGGGACTGCGGCTGGAACGGGTTGGGCGCGACGAGGAGGCGGGTGAGAAGTTCCGCACGGCCGCGTCCATGACGATCGCGGCGGAAGCCCCGTTCGCGGAGTCGCTGTTTCCCCGCAAGCCGGGAGTACCCGCCATCGAGCAGGTCGGGCTGCTCGCCGCGTCGCTCGCGCTGGCCGCGCCCGCCGCCGCGCACATCGAACGACTCCACAAGCTGAGCGGAGGAAAGGGCTACCCGCACGAGAACATCCTCGTCGCCATCGCGCTCGCCCGCTGTCTCGACGCGGACGGCAGGACGGACGAGGCGATGGAAGTGCTGCTGGACACCAGGCACACCGAGGCGGAGGACAACTCGCAGCCCTCGATGCGGCTCAACCTGGTGCGCGAGTTGGCGAGGCTGGGCGCGGGCAAGCCGGGCGTTGAGATTGCGCAAGCGGAGGAACTGGCCCCGCTCACGCTGCTGGCCGACTACGCCTCGGCACTGGAGGCCGAGTTGTGGTCGCTGCGTGAGTCGCAGATCGCCACCCTCAACACCAGGCGTGAGCACGAACGACTCTCCGCCGAGCACGGCGCTGTCACCCAGCAGGCACTGCAGGACCCGCTCACCAGCCTGCCCAACCGAAGAGCACTCGACGAACGGCTGCGCTCGCTCGCCGCTTCCGTGGACGCGCAGCCGCTGTCGGTCGCGCTGGTGGACCTGGACGGCTTCAAGGACGTCAACGACCAGTACTCCCACGCCGAGGGAGACGATGTGCTGCGCGTCGTGGCGAGCACGCTGCGGGACGCGCTGCGCGGTGACGACGTGGTGGCCCGCTACGGCGGTGACGAGTTCGTGATCCTGCTGCCCGGCGCGCCGGTTTCGGCCGCCACCCAGGCACTCACCCGTTCCATCAAGGCGGTGGCCTCACTGCCGGAGCACCTGTCGCACGGCGTGACGCTTTCGGTCGGTTTGGTGTCCTTGCGCCCACAGGAGCGGGCCGAGGAGGTGCTCTCCAGGGCCGACGCCGCGATGTACCAGGCCAAGCGCAAAGGCGGCAACCAGATCGCCGCCAGCCCCTCCCCCGGCACCGACACCGACACCGACGCGAAAACCGAGGCGGACCCGGCCGCTTCGAGCCCGGCGTGCGGCGACGACGAGGGCACGTAG
- a CDS encoding acyl-CoA desaturase, which produces MTATLEGASAPAAKGPKPIIDGRRTTGLQSAIYLGVLAPLAALIAAVPFAWGWGLTWVDVGLFLFFYVVSGLGITVAFHRHFTHGSFKAKPWLRVLLGIAGSMAVQGPLITWVADHRRHHAFSDREGDPHSPWLFGTSPLAIARGFWHAHMGWLFERDRSNAERFAPDLLKDPAMRKVDELFWLWTVLSLTLPALIGGLVTWSLWGAVTAFFWAGLVRVCVLHHVTWSVNSICHMIGERPFMARDRSANFWPLAIFSFGESWHNLHHADPTSARHGVQRGQIDISARLIWAFEKLGWAYNVRWPTPTRLAKLAVDAT; this is translated from the coding sequence ATGACGGCGACCCTCGAAGGTGCCTCGGCACCAGCCGCCAAAGGCCCCAAACCCATCATCGACGGCAGGCGCACGACCGGCCTGCAAAGCGCGATCTATCTCGGGGTCCTCGCCCCGCTCGCCGCGCTGATCGCAGCGGTGCCCTTCGCGTGGGGCTGGGGTCTCACCTGGGTTGACGTTGGGTTGTTCCTGTTCTTCTACGTTGTCAGCGGCCTTGGTATCACGGTGGCGTTCCACCGCCACTTCACGCACGGGTCGTTCAAGGCGAAGCCGTGGTTGCGTGTCTTGCTCGGCATTGCAGGGAGCATGGCGGTGCAGGGGCCACTCATCACGTGGGTGGCCGACCATCGCAGGCACCACGCGTTCTCCGACAGGGAGGGCGATCCCCACTCGCCGTGGTTGTTCGGAACCTCGCCGCTGGCCATCGCCAGGGGCTTCTGGCACGCGCACATGGGTTGGCTGTTCGAGCGCGACCGCAGCAACGCGGAGCGGTTCGCTCCCGACCTGCTCAAGGACCCCGCGATGCGCAAGGTCGACGAGTTGTTCTGGCTGTGGACGGTGTTGTCGCTGACGTTGCCCGCGCTGATCGGCGGACTTGTCACCTGGTCGCTTTGGGGCGCGGTGACCGCGTTCTTCTGGGCCGGTCTGGTACGGGTGTGCGTCCTGCACCACGTGACCTGGTCGGTGAACTCGATCTGCCACATGATCGGTGAGCGACCCTTCATGGCGAGGGACCGCTCGGCGAACTTCTGGCCGCTGGCGATCTTCTCGTTCGGCGAGTCGTGGCACAACCTGCACCACGCCGACCCCACCTCGGCCAGGCACGGCGTGCAGCGCGGTCAGATCGACATCTCCGCCCGGCTCATCTGGGCGTTCGAAAAGCTCGGCTGGGCCTACAACGTGCGCTGGCCGACGCCGACAAGGCTGGCCAAGCTCGCTGTCGACGCGACGTAA
- the pth gene encoding aminoacyl-tRNA hydrolase gives MEQDVPGAGEQVLLVGLGNPGPRYEGNRHNIGYLVLDELAARVGGKFKAHKSGAEVLQGHLAGRRAVLTKPRSFMNLSGGPVAGAARFFKIPAEGIVVVHDELDLPYGSVRLKFGGGAGGHNGLRSIAKSLGTGDFYRVRFGIGRPPGRMDPADFVLKDFSTTERKELALNIDLCADAVTELLGRGLAAAQNSFHTR, from the coding sequence GTGGAGCAGGACGTGCCCGGGGCCGGCGAGCAGGTACTGCTTGTCGGCCTCGGCAATCCAGGCCCCCGATACGAGGGCAATCGGCACAACATCGGCTATCTCGTGCTGGACGAACTCGCCGCGCGGGTCGGCGGGAAGTTCAAGGCGCACAAGAGCGGCGCCGAGGTGTTGCAGGGTCACCTCGCAGGCCGTAGGGCCGTGCTCACCAAGCCCCGATCATTCATGAACCTCTCCGGCGGGCCCGTCGCCGGCGCCGCCCGGTTCTTCAAGATCCCAGCCGAAGGCATCGTGGTCGTGCACGACGAGCTGGACCTGCCGTACGGCTCGGTACGGTTGAAGTTCGGCGGCGGCGCCGGTGGCCACAACGGACTGCGCTCGATCGCCAAGTCGCTCGGCACCGGCGACTTCTACCGGGTGCGGTTCGGCATCGGGCGTCCCCCCGGTCGCATGGACCCGGCCGATTTCGTGTTGAAGGACTTCTCCACGACCGAGCGCAAGGAGTTGGCGCTCAACATCGACCTGTGCGCGGACGCGGTCACCGAACTGCTCGGCCGAGGGCTCGCGGCGGCACAGAACAGCTTCCACACCCGCTGA
- a CDS encoding fatty acyl-AMP ligase has protein sequence MSRFVETMVATANAGGRQRGMVTGEPSDPVRRTWFEVHQRATRVAGGLVAGGLRQGSAVAVLAAAPELIAPTVQGTWLAGGSVTMLHQPTPRTNLEQWAEDTLRVLRMIGSELVLLGEPFDQLAPVLEQHGISYRSITDLLAAQPLERPVPVGEDSLALLQLTSGSTAAPKAVKITHANLYSNVTAMVQRAEFDFERDVMVSWLPTFHDMGMVGFLTVPMTFGVELVKITPVEFLSGPLIWPELISKYRGTTTAAPNFAYAIVGRRLARVDDDDAYDLSSLRIALNGAEPIDPVAVRTFTDAGERFKMAPECVFPAYGLAEATLAVSFAPLFTGLTVDVVEAAPLEAENRAVPVPEGDPRRDTDQVRGFAVLGRPLAGLEARIVDELGNELGEREVGEIGLRGEAVSPGYLTVKGPAPTQDADGWFATGDLGYLVDGQIVICGRKKDVIILGGRNVYPTDIERAAGSVEGVRAGNAVAVRIDAGTRRERFAVVLESKLAGAGDAEHDLAKQVAARVRDAVEARPYAVVVLPPGSLPKTPSGKVQRAETAVRFRSQIDARA, from the coding sequence ATGAGTCGGTTCGTGGAGACGATGGTCGCCACCGCGAACGCGGGTGGTCGGCAGCGCGGCATGGTCACGGGCGAGCCCTCGGACCCGGTGCGCAGAACGTGGTTCGAGGTACACCAACGCGCCACCAGGGTGGCGGGCGGGCTCGTCGCGGGTGGGTTGCGGCAGGGAAGCGCGGTGGCCGTGCTCGCCGCCGCGCCCGAGTTGATCGCCCCGACCGTGCAGGGCACCTGGCTGGCGGGCGGCAGCGTGACGATGCTGCACCAGCCCACGCCGCGCACCAACCTCGAGCAGTGGGCCGAGGACACTCTGCGGGTGCTCAGGATGATCGGCTCGGAACTGGTGCTGCTCGGTGAGCCGTTCGATCAGTTGGCGCCTGTGCTGGAGCAACACGGGATCTCCTACCGCTCCATCACCGACCTGCTCGCGGCGCAGCCGCTGGAGCGGCCGGTGCCGGTCGGCGAGGACTCGCTCGCGTTGCTGCAGTTGACCAGCGGCTCCACCGCCGCCCCCAAGGCCGTGAAGATCACTCACGCCAACCTGTACTCCAACGTCACCGCGATGGTGCAGCGGGCGGAGTTCGATTTCGAGCGCGACGTGATGGTGTCGTGGCTGCCCACGTTCCACGACATGGGCATGGTGGGTTTCCTGACCGTGCCCATGACCTTCGGCGTGGAACTTGTCAAGATCACTCCGGTCGAGTTCCTCTCCGGCCCGCTGATCTGGCCCGAACTGATCAGCAAGTACCGCGGCACCACCACCGCGGCGCCCAACTTCGCCTACGCCATCGTGGGGCGGCGACTCGCCAGGGTCGATGACGACGATGCCTATGACCTTTCCAGCCTGCGCATCGCGCTCAACGGCGCGGAACCGATCGACCCGGTGGCAGTGCGCACGTTCACCGACGCGGGCGAGCGGTTCAAGATGGCGCCCGAGTGCGTGTTCCCAGCCTATGGCCTCGCCGAGGCGACACTGGCGGTTTCGTTCGCGCCGCTGTTCACCGGGCTCACGGTCGATGTCGTGGAGGCCGCCCCGCTTGAAGCGGAAAACCGCGCCGTGCCGGTCCCGGAAGGAGATCCGCGCAGGGACACCGACCAGGTTCGCGGGTTCGCCGTGCTTGGGCGTCCGCTTGCGGGCCTCGAGGCGCGGATTGTCGACGAGTTGGGCAACGAACTCGGTGAGCGCGAGGTCGGCGAGATCGGACTGCGAGGGGAGGCCGTCTCGCCCGGCTACCTTACGGTGAAGGGCCCCGCGCCGACGCAGGACGCCGACGGCTGGTTCGCCACCGGTGACCTTGGCTACCTGGTGGACGGGCAGATCGTCATCTGCGGGCGCAAGAAGGATGTGATCATCCTCGGTGGCCGCAACGTGTACCCGACCGACATCGAGCGGGCGGCCGGCTCCGTGGAGGGCGTGCGGGCGGGCAACGCCGTGGCCGTGCGGATCGACGCGGGCACGCGCAGGGAGCGCTTCGCCGTCGTGCTGGAGTCCAAGCTGGCCGGTGCGGGCGATGCCGAACACGACCTCGCCAAACAGGTGGCCGCACGGGTTCGGGACGCGGTCGAGGCTCGCCCCTACGCGGTGGTGGTGTTGCCACCGGGCAGCCTGCCCAAGACTCCGTCAGGCAAGGTGCAGCGGGCGGAGACGGCAGTGCGGTTCAGGTCCCAGATCGACGCGCGCGCCTGA
- a CDS encoding PQQ-dependent sugar dehydrogenase encodes MRAPVPGIIAAILLGVLTACGGNGSDELADAAPTTTAARQPMNVAEVVGGLEHGWDVGFLPDGRVLVTERPARLTLVEGTTATRVRADLSDIYVQGEGGLMGMVVHPDFDRTREFTMCQTYQENGQPVDIRLVTWRLSPDYRAATRVRDLLTGLPINESGRHSGCRPTIAADGALLVGTGDTASDPTIPQDRTSLGGKVLRIDLRTGKGLPDNPFASSTNPNERRVYTYGHRNVQGVAVRPGTGQVYISEHGPTGFDEMNRLQPGGNYGWDPSRGGTVEHYDEDVPMTDLQRFPNAVPPLWTSGASSTEAPSGAAFVSGQQWGDLNGALSVVALRGQKMLLFLLDSGGGEVSHVVLPAEFNDRFGRLRAVRRAADGALYVTTSTGSDDKLFRVTPANSGG; translated from the coding sequence ATGCGAGCTCCAGTGCCGGGAATCATCGCGGCCATCCTCCTCGGCGTTCTCACCGCATGCGGGGGCAACGGTTCCGACGAGCTTGCCGACGCCGCGCCGACGACGACAGCCGCACGACAACCGATGAACGTGGCCGAGGTGGTGGGCGGGCTGGAGCACGGCTGGGACGTGGGCTTCCTGCCGGACGGGCGGGTACTGGTCACCGAGCGTCCGGCCAGGCTCACGCTCGTCGAAGGGACGACGGCGACGCGGGTCCGCGCCGATCTGTCCGACATCTACGTGCAGGGCGAGGGCGGGCTGATGGGAATGGTGGTGCACCCGGACTTCGATCGGACCCGGGAGTTCACCATGTGCCAGACCTACCAGGAGAACGGGCAGCCGGTGGACATCCGGTTGGTCACCTGGCGGCTGTCACCGGACTACCGCGCCGCCACCCGGGTGCGCGATCTGCTGACCGGACTGCCGATCAACGAAAGCGGACGCCATTCCGGTTGCCGCCCCACCATCGCGGCCGACGGCGCGTTGCTGGTCGGCACCGGAGACACCGCGAGCGACCCGACGATCCCGCAGGACCGGACGAGCCTTGGCGGCAAGGTGTTGCGCATCGACCTGCGCACCGGAAAAGGGCTGCCGGACAACCCGTTCGCTTCTTCGACCAACCCCAACGAGCGCAGGGTCTACACCTACGGCCACCGCAACGTCCAGGGGGTCGCGGTGCGGCCCGGCACGGGCCAGGTCTACATCTCCGAGCACGGGCCCACCGGCTTCGACGAGATGAACCGCCTCCAGCCGGGCGGCAACTACGGGTGGGACCCGTCCCGGGGTGGCACCGTCGAGCACTACGACGAGGACGTGCCGATGACCGACCTGCAGCGATTCCCCAACGCGGTTCCTCCGCTGTGGACATCAGGGGCCTCGTCGACGGAGGCCCCTTCGGGCGCGGCGTTCGTTTCCGGTCAGCAGTGGGGCGATCTCAACGGCGCGCTGTCCGTTGTCGCGCTTCGCGGCCAGAAGATGTTGCTGTTCCTGTTGGATTCCGGGGGCGGCGAGGTGAGCCACGTCGTGCTGCCCGCGGAGTTCAACGACCGGTTCGGCAGGCTGCGAGCCGTGCGCCGCGCCGCGGACGGCGCGCTGTATGTCACCACCTCGACAGGCAGTGACGACAAGCTGTTCCGCGTGACACCCGCGAACTCGGGCGGCTGA